The Fusarium falciforme chromosome 8, complete sequence region AGACGAGGATCGAGGTTGTGAAGGATCTCATAGGCCTGGCCGTTCCAGAAGACACTACCGTGCTGCTGGCAAGAACCGCTGATAGCGCGGATGCGGGATAGAGGGACGGGCATAGCTTCCGCTAGACGCTCGAGAACGAGGTCAAGCGACTCCATCCACATGGCGACGGGAGCATAAACCTCACCCGTCTCTTCAATGACATGGACACCCTTTTGGATACCATATTTGCGCCCAAAGTCCTTGTCGAAATCGACCTTGGCTTCACCAACGACCTTGAGGTCTGAGTCGACAACGATACCTGGAAAGGTATTAGCTGCGGTCCTTTTGCGTGTTAACCTGAAGACGTGCCTTTGAGCTGCTGGGTGGACAGGTCGAAGCCCAGGTACAAGGGTTTTGAATCAGCGGGGAGCTCTGGAGAGTTGGAGCGGGATCGAGCGAGGAAAGGCATTGTGAATGGCGGGAGGGGTGACTGAGATGAGAATTGATTTCGTCAAAGGCGTATGCGGTCGGTCAAGACAGCGTGCCCGTCAAGAAGTCGGAGCAGTAGTCGGGGGGTAGAAAAGGCGAATTGGCGATGTCAATGGATTACGGAGACCAGGTAATGGCACTGTAGCGATGACGACAGCGTCAATGTCGATCAATTGGCGATGGATCGGGTGTAAGTCTGGGTCGGAATCGAGGTAGGCGACAGGGATAGATGGCTGGGTAGATAGATGATAGATGAGATAGCTAGATAGGTAGGTAACATCAATGACAACGAGGAAGCAGAAGCCAAAAACAGACACTCCGGCAAAAGAGGGCCACGAGCTTTATACCTTGAGGTAAGCTACCCTTTCTCCATCCATGACAGTCTAGTTAGACCGCCACCGGCAGcgggaagaaaagaaacgaaAGGAAAAATGGGAGGGTGGGTAACAACTTGTCCCGTtagatggggatgggggtgAGAGGAGGGGAAGGGGAAAATGCCATTCTCTCTCGTGGCAGGCGTGTACGCAGTGAAGGGAAGGAAGGAGGCTCCCAAGAAAACACCAACACAAAAATTAGAGATGCTATCCCAAACAAGGAAATTCAATGCAGAACCACCCAGCTATTCGTACagtacagcacagcacagcacagccagAGCAGACagaaagaataaaaaacTGGGCTCAGGGTCAGATGAACGCAAGTCCATGTCCGGGACTATACCCGCGCCCGGCACATGAGCCAGGCAAGGCACGACAAGGCAAGGCACGACAAGGCAAGGGCACTTGACCCAGGGCCTTCTTttgccgccatcatggcagGTCTTGTATGGCATGGTATGGTATCTGTCCGTATATTCTTTGATTTTACCCACGGCTTTTGTCATGACCACTCAATTCGTGGGTCAATGATAAGGCACGACAAGACGAAACTGTAAAGTCGGTAACTGATAACTCATTGCTGTTGCCACTTTTGGCTTCCCTCAGATTGCGTGTCGTCTCCGGTTTTCCAAGGCAGAGAGAGTCAAGTCAACGGGGGCGTGTGTGTATGCGCTGGGCACCGCCAgactcaacaccaccagatGGGCAAGTTGTGATACGGATGGAGCCAAAGGAGGAGTGGGAACAACAGGACAAGGTGTGTATGGTACAGTACTGTACGGAGTATGCGTGGATCAGCAACAGTTAAAACGACTTGCTGGGAACAGCTTGATGCTAATGATGCGCCTCCATCCTTGGCGTTGCAACACACAAGGACATTGTCGCTGATCAGCATTCTCACAACTGATGATACTCTCCTCGAGATTCTTCAACCAACTAACACAGCCAACCTGTAGAGATTGGATCACTGAAGCATGTGCCAGTCCaactttttttcctttcttttttccccATCCGTCACTCAATTCTATCCTTCTCATCTTTAGCCTAAAGTCAACAAGGGGCAACTCTACCCCCGGCCTCGAATATCCCGGCCAATGGGGCCCGTGACTTCAGGTCCTAGCTGTCGCCCTGGCACTCGCGCCGTCCTCGTGAGCACGGTGAGTCGCCAATCAGCTTGGAGCGCTTGTAAGAATGGAGGTGCTGAGTGGCGGGCCGGCCACGATGGCATCTCGGTAGCTCAggtcccctcccctcctcatgctcccctccctctctgCCTTAGCTGGCAGAATGATAAAGTGGCTTCTGCGTCGGGGAAAGAAAACCAACTAGGTCATGGGTAAGAGAAACAAGGGGAATATGGGGAGAATTGGACTTCAGCGTGGGGGGATGCATCGCGGAAGACGGAAGATACAAGACGGACAATGAAAAGCGAAACAACCATTGACTTTGCTGCACACGATGCCTTTGATTTGATTCATGATGTTATTGTTTTTTGCGCCTTTTCCCCCCGTCTAAATTAGTTTCCTTGAATCCCGTTGGGGCGCGTCTAAGCTGACCAACGCCACGAGAATGAGTGCCGATGCTTGCTCCTGCACCACGTCTTTATCTGCATTTTCTAACCCATGGCTCTGGCTTGTCCTCGTCCAATTCAGCCGTCCTTACATCTATAGTTATACCCTTGATTGTCCCAGTGCTACTTCCACTCCATACTCCTTCTGTATGCATATGCCAGTGACTCTGTCACTCTCAACGTCACCCTAATGCATCTTGTGCATCTCGTCCTCTCCGGCAATGGCCGCGGGTGCATGATGAAGCGGATGAGACCTCTGCAACTCTGAGTGAAGCAGACTCTcatgaagaaaaaaagggggaCGAAGGGTGtgtgcttcttcctctgcatGCCTTCTGTCTCTCACCGACGGTCAGATAAAGAAGCCGCCTGGAAACCCTGACAACCTGTGGCCACTCATCCGCTATTCCAGCTCATCCGGCCAGGATCCACTGGCCCGCAGCCCAAGGCCCCAGAAGCCAAGCTCGACCCCGGTCAGGAAGAGGTGGGATGTCTAGAGGGAATGTCAAGAAGAGACACGGGGAGGACGGGATGCAGCATGGggccgtggccgtggccgATGCGGAGAGCCCATAGACCAGGAACAGAGTCAAACAACGTCTTGTAAGGAAGCGGCTCTCGCTTCTTACACATCCAagcaccacctcctccactcTAATGCTTGTTCCTGTTCCTGAGGCCGTGGTCGTGGTCTTGCACGCGCTCGTGGTTACCGTTTGTCTTGATGTCATGACCGTTGGGCTTGTGATCACCGTGATCGTGATCATGGTCCGACTCTCCTCCGTCCGTCTCATCGCTCGACTCGTCTCCCTCGGGCGGTGGATTCACAGTTCCGGGGATAAAGTCGTcaaacttggccttgatAGGCGCCTCCTTGGGCGCGAAGCGGATGCGCACTCTCCTCACACCGCGCACCTTGCCTCCGACCTGTGTCCGCACCGCATCTTCGACCTGCTTTGTCGTGTCCACCGACCACGCGCCCGGCACCGCCATCTCGAGGTCCACCAGATAATTCTGGCCTGACTTGATACCGCTCACCTCGCGTAGTTCGACCTCGTGCCCTTCTCCCACGCCTGCCAAGGCCTTGCGTGCGTGCTTGGACACGGACGACTTGACTTCATCGTCGATGCCCTGGTCCGCCAGCTCGCAGAAAGCCGCAATTGTGTTTCCACAGCCGGCGTGGATCACCATGAATGAGATGAGGAGACCTCCGACGGGATCCAGCCACGCCGCGTTCTCCACTGCATTAGCTCCCATGATGGCTGCCAGCGTCACGAATCCTGTCAGGCTATCAACTCGGTGGTGGATGGCATTCGATGCGAGGACCGATGATTTGCGTTCCCGTGCAACCTTCATTGCTGCGATTGGTCAATTCCATCCTTGCACTCTCAATTGGTCGCGTCATCATGGATTACTGTTTGTTGTGTTGCCGTTTCCAACAGCACAACATCCTTTGGGAAGGAAAAGACTTACTTGCGTGATACAGCCACTCCTTGATGAAAATCGTTCCTGCCGCGAGCCATGCCGCGTGCATGCTCGGGATTCCGAGTGCAGCGGCGCCATGAGAGTGGCTATGACCGTGTCCAACATGCTCCATGATGCCCTGCGCCGCATCAGGATAGAAGTGACCGTAGAGACTGATGCCGCTGTCCCAACCCATGTACAGACCACCAGCCAGAAGCATGCTCGAGACACCGAGCGAACCAAGACTCTCAACCTTGCCAAAGCCCATGGGGAATCGGTCGGATGGCGGCTTCAAGCTCCATGTTACTGTCGCGAGGGTCAGAACGTCCGATGCGAGATCCGTGATGCTGTGCCAGGCGTCGGCCGTCATGGCCTTGGAATTAAAGGCCCAGCCGCCTGCGAACTTGGCAATTGCCATGCCCAAGTTTGAGAGCAAGCCAATTCGAGTAATTCGAACGCCAGGGTCGTCTTTGTTGGCCGAGGTGAGATAGGCATTgtcgtggtggtgatgatggcccaTGATGCCGTGGCTATGGCCGTGACCGTGTCCATGGCTGTGACCATGGTCATGGCCATCCTCATGACCAGGACCTGTATGTGATCGCATCTGGGGCGCTGAAGCTGCAACTAGGGTAGGTAGTGATCGAAGTTTGCTGCgcaagagagagaggtgaGGAAGAGAGTTTGTTGAGTAACGAGCGGCGGCGGAGGGCGTGGTATTTGAATTTGAAACGTGGTTAAATGTCAGCTTGGACGAGGCTGCAAGGTAGGCGCAGCTTGAGAGGGCGGCGACGATGGAGGCGGATTGGAGGGCGCGTAGACGTAGACAGGCGACGTGGGGAGTATGTGTCCTCAAAAGAATCATCTGGCCTCGTCCATGGCGTGGGACATTAGGGTGTCCCGTTCTCCACGGTGAGAAGCCACGGGCTTGCGCTGGTGCTGGAATTGGAGATTGCGCGGCGGGCGCTGCCGTTGCCGATGCCGACGTCACTCCAGACAGGCACAAGGCCACGCCCGCGGGACGCCCGGCCTGCTGGAGACTCATATATCCGGCAGTTGCTGGCAGACACGGAAAGTGGGAGAGGAGCCCCAGGGTGGGTTTGAAGGGGGAACGAGATTGCGCGTTTTCGTCTCAACCAGAGATGGAGGTTGCAAGGTAAAGTggtgatgttgttgttgctgtccGGGTCTCGTCCTTTTTCCTTCGCCGCCGCGCCCGTTAACGGAGGACTGTTCGGATCGGCTTCGGTGCAGGGGAGCTTAGAGCGAGCGGATTTGCTCGGTCGGACCGGCCTATTGGTTCAGCTGGCTGCTGTTTACGGGGCACTGTCGGTGCAGTACCGCAGGTATGAGGTGGACGGGACGGGATGGGAatgggggatggggatggaatTGGATCAGAGATTATCAAGATTATCAAGGGGCCAGGGGGAGAGAAATCAAAAAAAGACTCCATCTCTCCACTGGCCAGGAAAACCTGCGGCGGCAATTGGCAGGAGGAAGCGACGCCATCGTCCAAGACGGCTGGTTCCATGGAGCTGAAGGGACGGGGAATCCACTACCTACGACAGACTCGTCTGATGAGGAAGCGCGAGGTTCCGGTCGCCGGAACTGTCAAGGGTCCGACCGCTGAGGAAAGCTCTCCCGGATTTACAGGGGGGAAGTTGGCCTTGAATTGACTTCAGCGTCCATCCATACTACGTCCTTGTAGGTCCATCGTCCCTTGACCGCCGGGTCTGTAGCTCAAGGTCTTACACGGGATATCCGGACCTCCCCATCTCTTCAACAGTTCCAACCCGGAGTTACGAAAACAAAAACGTATGAAGCGGGTACCTTATTCTATTGTTACCATCTTCTTTGTCAGCGAGTGCAAACTCGGATTGTGGGGGATGAGCCCTCGGATGTCGAACCTGAATGGGGTTCCCCCAAGGCGCCACACAAGCCGTAGTCTGGACACTACTTgcaaggctgagaagaaaaaaatccCCTTGGAACCAATGACGCGCTCTTCTGGGCCTTGAAACAGTTTCTCGGCCACTTATCCATACAAGCGCGCATCAAACTGTACAGTAATTATTCGCCTCTGATTGATACGCGCCAGCTTTGCGTAATCTTGGTCGCATTGCTTGCAAAGCCCTGCGTAATACCTCGCGCCTCGTCTCGTCACCAAGTCTCCCCATCCCTTGACCCTTGCCTCTTTGGCCAATCCTTCGTCAGCCATTGGAAACGGCATCGTCAGCTACCAGCTCAGATTGCCCTGTCTCAGCAACAACCTTGCCAGCGTCACGCGTCACCCAACTGCGCTTGGACAGTTTCCAATTAACAATCCATGGTTCCAATGAGGAAATTTCGGATCCCTTACACGGTCCTTCCTCCGCCGTCCACAGTAACGCCGGCTTCGGCCTCGACTCTGCCCGGTGCCGTTGAAGCCCTCCGCCGGTTCTTCGCCGCTCCGTCGCCGGCACATCTCCCCTCCTCGGCCGTCGTTCTCACCGGCGCCGGCCTTTCGGTCGCTTCTGGTCTTGCCGACTACAGAGGGGACAAGGGCACTTACAGGGTCAACAAAACATACCGCCCCATTTACTATTATGAGTTTCTAAACAACCACGAGTCTCGCAAACGTTATTGGGCTCGCAGCTTTCTCGGCTGGTCCAATCTTCACAAGGCGGCACCAAACAGCGGCCACTATGCCATCAGAGATTTGGGTGACATCGGTCTTGTACGGAGCGTCATAACTCAAAATGTCGACTCTTTTCACTCAATGGCTCATCCCGATTTACCAACCCTCGAGTTACACGGATATCTAAGATCCATTGTCTGCACGACATGTTCTACCGAGTATTCGAGAGATGAGTTTCAACAGGACCTCGCCCGCCTCAACCCACGATGGGCCGCTCTGCTAAACGACGCCCTGGCCTCGGGTGCTCTAAATACAGAAGATCCTGATGAGCGGAGATTTAAGGGAATCAAGATGAATCCCGACGGTGACGTTGACCTGCCCGATGCCCCTTATACAACATTCAGATATCCGTCATGCCCCAAATGCTTATCCAGCCCACCCATAAACGCAGATGGCCATCGACATGTCGTCGATGTCGACTCTGACGGAGCTTGGGTACCACCCAGCACCGCAGGCGTCTTGAAACCTGCTGTTGTCATGTTTGGAGAGAGCATCGCCAGTGGCGTCAAACACGCCGCTGAGGAAGCCATCGACAGCGCCGGGAAGCTGCTTATTGTGGGCACCTCGCTCGCCACGTACTCAGCTTGGAGGCTTGCCAAAAGAGCTCAGGATCGATGTATGCCCATTGCTGTCATCAGCATGGGCGGAATCAGAGGCGAGGATAAGTTGTTTGTCGACATAGATCCGAACCAACAGGGCGAGCAAGGTGTGAGGGTTGCCTTGTCGACAGATGACCTTCTCCCAGCTCTTCTCTCGGCACTGCGTAATGATGTGATtccgtcgtcgaggagatcGGCCTCATTGGAAGCGTCGATAGGGAACCCTGGTGTCTTTAAGGACATGCTATCTTAAGCCTTGCATAATTGTATAACAGCTCAGCCAAGAGAATAGACCAATTCGCACTTAGAAGAAATTTCCCAGACTTCCAGATTTCGCCTTCTTTGGTGCAGCTTCGCTCGCGGGTGTTTTCTCTTCAACCTGGACTTCGGGAACTGGAGTTGCAGGTTCGCTTCGCTTTGCCTTCTCTTGCTTCGCCTTGCGGGCTGCTTCGTCTCGTTCAATGGCCTTAAGCACTACAAGGAACCGTCAGTGGTCGGATCTGAATTGACTGCTGAATTGGTGCTCTTACTCTCTTCCCAATCGGCTTCCTTCTTGGGGTCGCCAGTACCAAGTGCCTTCTCGACGTCCACCGGCTCGCCTCTCTGAATCTTTTCCACTACCTCCCGCAGTGCCATAATCCTAGCCTCCGACTGTCGCATGTACCGGTCAAACGAGTTCCGTAGGGCAATCATTTGGATCGACATGGAACCAATCAACAGGAAAATGGCGATAAAAAAGGTCGCCGGGTTCCATTCCCTcgacttcttctttaatTGGCGATTTTCCTTTCGCAGCGGTTTCGGTACAAGGGATCTCCAGAATGAACCGTCCACGATGGTTGCAGGGGCTGTGCTCGAGAATCGGATACCAAGACGAGGAGCATGTGACGTTGTCAATGCAAGAGATACTGCTCGAGCATTGCTCGGTCGAATTGCAAGTTTTCGCAGCGACATGCTGAAGCGTATATATTGTGTGTCGGCTTTAATGGCAATATCTTGAGCTCTAAACTCGACTTCCAAGAACTTCCTCGAAAAGTCGTCGGCACGGGCCACCCAATTCCGGGGTCCGGTCGTTGCCCCAGACAACCACCGGTGTTTAACCCTGTCCTAGCAGTAAACCTAGCACTAACTAAACATGAACCATCCCGGCCTCATGCAGTCTTCCGTCCACTGTTTTATGTCCATATTGTAACTCCATTTGAGTAGGAGCTTTTGGGTTTGACGACGGTATGGTTACGAACTTACTCACATAATCTACATGGCTTCCCCTCAAGCAAAGGCCGACGCGGCCAAGGCAGCTCTCGCATCGACTGCGACTTGCACAACAGCTACAGTTGTGGCCCTCAAGGAATTGCTGCTTCCCGATGCCGAAACCTCATCTACTACCTCTCAAACGAACTCTCGAACTACTTCCCGAGCGGCGGCGCACTCCAAGGCGAAGAAGACCACGGCGGCGCGAACAAAGTCCAGCGAGGAGCAACTCTCAGCCAAAGATCGTGCTGCTCTTGCGACCAATGTTATTAACATTGCGATCAAATCTCTTACCGAAGCTGCAAAGCCCGCACCACCGTCGACACCGAGTAAACGGCAGCCCTCTCATGGCGACCTACGAAAGGCTGCGGCGCCACGAACGTTGCGCAGATCTTTATCCGCGCCCCTGTCACCACTACATCCAAGAACCTTGAATCGAGTCGCTACCTCACCGAACATATCCTCGAAAGCAGCATGTCAACCAACAGCTCAGTCAACAGGGTGTCTGGCAACTGTTGAGTGTGCGCGAGTCGCCTTTGCCTGTCTTCGATCGATCATGGGTCCCATCCAGCCGACACAAACTGACTTCCAACTCGAGAATGGCATGTCGGCATTCATTGGAAaactccttggtcttggaatTCAGGATCAAGCTCTTAAGGAGTTGAGGATACTGAAGCGAAGGCTAGACACATCGAGCAACAAGACAGCCAAGTCAACATCAGCTGAAGGACAAACAGCCTCCCAAGTCATCGCCGAATTGCTCGACTATGATGGAATTGTGCCCGATCACCTTCTCTCGGTTGTCACAGGATgtcaggttcaggttctcCGCTGGATCTCTCATTCGAAGAAGCCAGCCCAGATTGAAGCGGCACTACCATTCCTCGAGGAAACTCACTCTTCGTCCCCGATTAAGTTGTTTGAAAGGATGGGAACGCAAAATGAAAAGGAGACACAAAAGGCGGCTCGCCAGCTTGCATCACTATCACAAACTCTTCTATCACTGGCACCCAGCGTTTCCAGCAAAGAGGACCAAGTCGCGACGGAACCAAGACTCAGTCCCACGCCAATCTCAGCTTTCAAGCTCCAAGTCCTTTGTTTCAAGTCTCAGTTACGGTGGTGGAAAATGGCTGGTCATAAGGGGAATGTTGATGACGAGGTTCTTTCAC contains the following coding sequences:
- a CDS encoding Deacetylase sirtuin-type domain-containing protein, translating into MVPMRKFRIPYTVLPPPSTVTPASASTLPGAVEALRRFFAAPSPAHLPSSAVVLTGAGLSVASGLADYRGDKGTYRVNKTYRPIYYYEFLNNHESRKRYWARSFLGWSNLHKAAPNSGHYAIRDLGDIGLVRSVITQNVDSFHSMAHPDLPTLELHGYLRSIVCTTCSTEYSRDEFQQDLARLNPRWAALLNDALASGALNTEDPDERRFKGIKMNPDGDVDLPDAPYTTFRYPSCPKCLSSPPINADGHRHVVDVDSDGAWVPPSTAGVLKPAVVMFGESIASGVKHAAEEAIDSAGKLLIVGTSLATYSAWRLAKRAQDRCMPIAVISMGGIRGEDKLFVDIDPNQQGEQGVRVALSTDDLLPALLSALRNDVIPSSRRSASLEASIGNPGVFKDMLS